The following proteins come from a genomic window of Mustela lutreola isolate mMusLut2 chromosome 6, mMusLut2.pri, whole genome shotgun sequence:
- the GJB7 gene encoding gap junction beta-7 protein: MSWMFLRDLLTGVNKYSTGIGRIWLAVVFIFRLLVYMVAAEHVWKDEQKEFECNVKQPGCENVCFDHFFPISQVRLWALQLIMVSMPSLLVVLHVAYREGREKRHRKRQYVSPGMMDGDLWYTYLISLIVKTGFEIGFLVLFYKLYDGFSVLYLMKCDLKPCPNTVDCFISKPTEKTIFILLLVIISCLCIVLNFIELSFLVLKCLIKCCVQKYSKSLQSSACEPQPQIC; this comes from the coding sequence ATGAGTTGGATGTTCCTCAGAGACCTCTTAACTGGAGTAAACAAATACTCAACTGGCATTGGACGGATTTGGCTAGCTGTTGTGTTCATCTTCCGTTTGCTGGTCTACATGGTGGCGGCAGAGCATGTGTGGAAAGATGAGCAGAAAGAGTTTGAGTGCAATGTGAAACAGCCTGGttgtgaaaatgtgtgttttgatCACTTCTTCCCCATCTCTCAGGTCAGACTTTGGGCCTTACAACTGATCATGGTCTCCATGCCTTCACTTCTGGTGGTTCTACATGTAGCCTATCGTGAGGGTAGAGAGAAGAGGCACAGAAAGAGACAGTATGTCAGCCCAGGTATGATGGATGGGGACCTGTGGTACACTTACCTTATCAGCCTCATCGTTAAAACTGGTTTTGAGATTGGCTTCCTGGTTTTATTTTACAAACTGTATGATGGTTTTAGTGTTCTCTACCTTATGAAGTGTGACTTGAAGCCTTGTCCCAACACTGTGGACTGCTTCATCTCCAAACCCACTGAGAAAACCATCTTCATACTCCTCTTGGTTATTATCTCATGCCTGTGCATTGTGTTGAATTTCATTGAACTGAGTTTTTTGGTTCTCAAGTGCCTTATTAAGTGCTGTGTCCAAAAATACTCTAAAAGTCTTCAGTCCTCAGCATGTGAGCCACAACCTCAGATATGTTGA